The proteins below come from a single Agrobacterium vitis genomic window:
- a CDS encoding prolyl-tRNA synthetase associated domain-containing protein, producing the protein MIEIVPKSPADLFACLDSLGIEHRTVSHPPVFTVAESVSLRDEIPGGHTKNLFVKDKKDQFFLLVVEENAIVDLKTVHTLIGAASKVSFGKPEKLMEYLGVVPGSVTAFGAINDTGNKVTFVLDADLMQHEIINCHPLSNDATTSIGLDDLLRFLMATGHEALVLKVTA; encoded by the coding sequence ATGATAGAGATTGTGCCGAAATCGCCCGCAGACCTGTTTGCATGTCTCGATAGCCTGGGTATCGAGCACCGGACAGTGTCACATCCGCCAGTCTTTACCGTGGCAGAATCGGTCTCCCTACGCGATGAGATCCCTGGCGGTCATACCAAGAACCTGTTCGTCAAGGACAAGAAGGATCAGTTCTTCCTGCTGGTGGTCGAGGAAAACGCCATTGTCGATTTGAAGACCGTCCATACGCTGATCGGTGCAGCCAGCAAGGTTTCCTTTGGCAAACCGGAAAAGCTGATGGAGTATCTGGGGGTTGTCCCGGGATCGGTGACGGCGTTCGGCGCAATAAACGACACGGGCAACAAGGTGACATTCGTTCTTGATGCAGACCTGATGCAGCATGAGATCATCAATTGCCATCCGCTGTCGAATGACGCTACAACCTCGATCGGTCTTGATGATCTGTTGCGCTTTCTGATGGCGACAGGACATGAAGCACTCGTCTTGAAAGTCACGGCTTGA
- the trxA gene encoding thioredoxin yields MSNSGNPYGGSYGGQMTANAQFGAAPAAAAPASAGAAPAGGLIKDTTTQGFAKDVLEESRRQPVLVDFWAPWCGPCRQLTPIIEKAVNEAKGKVKLVKMNIDDHPAIAGQLGIQSIPAVVAFVDGRPADGFMGALPESQVKQFIDKLGGPDGGADQAAEIEAVLAEAKGLYDDGDFDGAAQLYAAVMQADPENARAVAGIAECMLALNQHERVRQIVDGLPEELAKAAEIQAVAKKLEQIEEARKLGDPVALEQQLSLNPDDHEARLKLAKIRNVEGKREDAADHLLLIMKKDRTYDDDGARRQLVEFFEVWGPKDPATIQARRKLSSILFS; encoded by the coding sequence ATGAGCAATTCTGGTAATCCATATGGCGGCTCCTATGGCGGGCAGATGACGGCGAATGCGCAATTTGGCGCAGCACCTGCTGCGGCAGCGCCAGCGTCTGCAGGAGCAGCGCCCGCTGGTGGTCTGATCAAGGATACGACGACCCAGGGCTTTGCCAAGGATGTGCTGGAAGAATCCCGCCGCCAGCCGGTCCTGGTGGATTTCTGGGCACCCTGGTGTGGCCCCTGCCGCCAGTTGACGCCGATCATCGAAAAGGCGGTCAATGAGGCCAAGGGCAAGGTCAAGCTGGTCAAGATGAATATCGACGACCATCCGGCCATCGCCGGTCAGCTTGGTATCCAGTCCATTCCTGCCGTCGTCGCTTTTGTCGATGGCCGTCCTGCCGATGGCTTCATGGGCGCGCTGCCGGAAAGTCAGGTCAAGCAGTTCATCGACAAGCTCGGTGGCCCGGACGGCGGTGCCGATCAGGCAGCGGAAATCGAGGCTGTGCTGGCAGAAGCCAAGGGTCTTTACGACGACGGCGATTTCGACGGCGCTGCCCAGCTCTATGCGGCGGTCATGCAGGCCGATCCGGAAAATGCCAGGGCGGTTGCCGGTATTGCCGAATGCATGCTGGCCCTCAACCAGCATGAACGGGTGCGCCAGATTGTCGATGGCTTGCCTGAAGAGTTGGCCAAGGCCGCCGAAATCCAGGCCGTGGCCAAAAAGCTGGAGCAAATCGAAGAGGCCCGCAAGCTGGGTGATCCGGTGGCGCTGGAGCAGCAACTGTCGCTTAACCCTGACGATCACGAGGCGCGGCTGAAGCTCGCCAAAATCCGCAATGTAGAGGGCAAGCGTGAAGACGCAGCCGATCATTTGCTGTTGATCATGAAAAAAGACCGGACCTACGACGATGATGGTGCGCGTCGCCAACTGGTTGAATTTTTCGAGGTCTGGGGTCCGAAGGACCCCGCCACCATTCAGGCTCGGCGCAAGCTGTCTTCGATCCTGTTTTCGTA